One Vespa velutina chromosome 12, iVesVel2.1, whole genome shotgun sequence DNA window includes the following coding sequences:
- the LOC124953534 gene encoding odorant receptor 13a-like, with protein sequence MLNHKRKDISIILTTFFMKFTGFWLAVNPKEQFRRRIAFYYNVGAVSFAVYVEITDFIYSRNNFTEAIYILCNTMTLVMVLTKMLILTLHRTKFMYLIQYMQNQFWNSDYQHDENIIIETCRKQCTYFVCSFIFFALGTVFGYMITPIIENIGKNETDRILPFTMWIDFPFSMSPYFEIMFVIQILSLYGVGICYFCFDCLLCIMNIHTAGQFRILQNRLIKIYQENDIRNYNHINHLEDVYNRFKELVIQHQMLIKYSKDLNHVFTFITLGQVLIFSILICLVGYEIFIVSKTPIRRAVFIFYIIGTMTQLMMFTYSCNILTEESMNIAVAAYSSSWTSMPINKIGKLLRKGLFIIIIRAQKPCVLSAGGFFSVSLETYTAVISTAMSYFTLLRQRSLEVIGV encoded by the exons ATGCTAAATcacaagagaaaagatatttcgatAATCTTAACTacttttttcatgaaatttacTGGCTTTTGGTTAGCCGTCAATCCGAAGGAACAATTTCGACGACGTattgctttttattataacgtcGGTGCCGTATCATTCGCCGTTTACGTCGAGATAactgattttatttattcccgTAACAATTTCACC gaagcgatatatatattgtgtaacACCATGACGCTCGTAATGGTTCTAActaaaatgttaatattaaccTTACATCGTACGAAATTTATGTATCTGATACAATACATGCAAAATCAATTTTGGAATTCCGATTATCAACACGACGAGAATATTATCATAGAAACTTGTAGAAAGCAATGCACAtatttcgtttgttcgtttattttttttgctttggGTACAGTTTTTGGTTATATGATAACACCGATCATTG AAAACATTGGTAAAAATGAAACCGACAGGATATTACCATTTACAATGTGGattgattttcctttttcaatgtCGCCATATTTCGAGATAATGTTCGTAATACag ATTTTATCACTTTATGGGGTTGgcatttgttatttttgtttcgattGTTTATTATGCATCATGAACATACATACGGCAGGACAATTTCGTATTTTGCAAAATcgtcttattaaaatttatcaagaAAACGATATCcgtaattataatcatattaatcatttagaAGATGTTTACAATAGATTTAAGGAACTTGTGATACAGCATCAAATGCTCATCAAATATTCCAAGGATTTAAATCacgtatttacttttattacgcTCGGCCAGGTATTAATATTCAGTATATTGATATGCCTAGTGggctatgaaatatttatagtgagtaaaa CTCCTATCCGACGTgccgtttttatattttatataataggtACAATGACCCAACTAATGATGTTTACATACAGCTGTAATATATTAACAGAAGAGAGCATGAATATAGCTGTGGCAGCATACTCATCATCATGGACATCTATgcctataaataaaattggtaAATTGTTAAGGAAAGgtttattcataattattataagagcACAAAAACCTTGTGTCCTATCAGCCGGTGGATTTTTCTCCGTATCTTTGGAAACTTATACAgca GTAATAAGTACCGCAATGTCCTATTTCACATTACTCAGACAACGAAGTTTGGAAGTAATTGGTGTCtga
- the LOC124953226 gene encoding odorant receptor Or2-like isoform X1, whose amino-acid sequence MNKMKFLSVNIARFLMKIIGFWSADTINEERLLDILLSYTIFAIGIALWIEAYDFYVSLNEFYALTYTACSAMPVVVILLKLIVFLPNRKDIIKLIRYTEESFWFKEYDEYDEKILNDVNKKGSILICCFTCCVQSTVFSYMLIPLIENIGKNESDRILPFDIWLGGADIHLSPYFEWAFAMEIIALIHSGLCFCCFDNFLCLLNLTLAGQFRILQHRLETLFDNSILYSRKNEYISLDDDAIKTFREFKRCVEHHRMLIDYVDELERIFAMATLFQLLMSSIMLCVAGFQLFMSRGIATRQFLFFAHVYGCFFQLFVTTSAGNEVIIESRAVGDAAYNANWQTLSHEPYKKIKMGLMMMMLRANRPCYITAGGFFPVSLETFMGVLSTATSYFTLLRNFEEDEGLINDI is encoded by the exons atgaataaaatgaaatttttgtcGGTCAATATAGCAAggtttttaatgaaaatcattGGATTTTGGTCGGCTGATACGATTAACGAGGAACGTTTACTCGATATACTTCTCAGTTACACCATCTTTGCAATTGGGATAGCCTTGTGGATCGAGGCATATGATTTTTACGTTAGCCTCAATGAATTCTAC GCACTCACGTATACCGCTTGCAGTGCAATGCCAGTGGTAGTGAttctattgaaattaatcgtaTTTTTGCCTAATCGTAAagacattattaaattaattagatacACCGAGGAAAGTTTTTGGTTCAAGGAATACGACGAATACgatgaaaagatattgaatgacgttaataaaaagGGATCGATTTTGATTTGTTGTTTTACGTGTTGCGTACAAAGCACCGTATTTTCTTACATGTTAATCCCTCTAATAG aaaatataggaaaaaatGAGAGCGACAGAATCTTACCCTTCGACATCTGGTTAGGGGGAGCAGACATACATTTGTCGCCATATTTCGAATGGGCATTTGCAATGGAG ATTATCGCATTGATACATTCAGGACTTTGTTTCTGTTgtttcgataattttctatGCCTGTTGAATCTAACGTTGGCTGGACAATTCAGGATATTGCAACATCGTTTGGAAACGTTGTTCGACAATAGCATATTGTATTCCAGgaaaaacgaatatatttccTTGGACGATGACGCAATAAAAACTTTTCGAGAATTTAAAAGATGCGTTGAACATCATCGTATGCTTATTGATTATGTCGACGAATTGGAAAGGATATTTGCGATGGCCACGTTGTTCCAATTGTTGATGTCCAGTATCATGCTTTGCGTCGCAGGATTTCAACTTTTTATG TCCCGTGGCATTGCAACACGTCAGTTTCTATTCTTCGCACACGTTTACGGttgtttctttcaattatttgtCACAACGTCCGCTGGGAATGAGGTAATCATCGAAAGTCGTGCGGTCGGTGATGCAGCTTACAATGCTAATTGGCAGACATTATCCCATGAGCCCTATAAGAAGATTAAAATGGGacttatgatgatgatgttacGAGCCAATCGACCCTGTTACATTACAGCCGGTGGCTTCTTTCCCGTATCTCTTGAAACGTTTATGGGG gTATTAAGTACTGCAACATCGTACTTCACATTATTACGTAACTTTGAAGAAGACGAAGGattgataaatgatatttaa
- the LOC124953226 gene encoding odorant receptor 49b-like isoform X2, with translation MNKMKFLSVNIARFLMKIIGFWSADTINEERLLDILLSYTIFAIGIALWIEAYDFYVSLNEFYALTYTACSAMPVVVILLKLIVFLPNRKDIIKLIRYTEESFWFKEYDEYDEKILNDVNKKGSILICCFTCCVQSTVFSYMLIPLIENIGKNESDRILPFDIWLGGADIHLSPYFEWAFAMEIIALIHSGLCFCCFDNFLCLLNLTLAGQFRILQHRLETLFDNSILYSRKNEYISLDDDAIKTFREFKRCVEHHRMLIDYVDELERIFAMATLFQLLMSSIMLCVAGFQLFMSRGIATRQFLFFAHVYGCFFQLFVTTSAGNEVIIESRAVGDAAYNANWQTLSHEPYKKIKMGLMMMMLRANRPCYITAGGFFPVSLETFMGVINNPFLTTISLNCIQLFFK, from the exons atgaataaaatgaaatttttgtcGGTCAATATAGCAAggtttttaatgaaaatcattGGATTTTGGTCGGCTGATACGATTAACGAGGAACGTTTACTCGATATACTTCTCAGTTACACCATCTTTGCAATTGGGATAGCCTTGTGGATCGAGGCATATGATTTTTACGTTAGCCTCAATGAATTCTAC GCACTCACGTATACCGCTTGCAGTGCAATGCCAGTGGTAGTGAttctattgaaattaatcgtaTTTTTGCCTAATCGTAAagacattattaaattaattagatacACCGAGGAAAGTTTTTGGTTCAAGGAATACGACGAATACgatgaaaagatattgaatgacgttaataaaaagGGATCGATTTTGATTTGTTGTTTTACGTGTTGCGTACAAAGCACCGTATTTTCTTACATGTTAATCCCTCTAATAG aaaatataggaaaaaatGAGAGCGACAGAATCTTACCCTTCGACATCTGGTTAGGGGGAGCAGACATACATTTGTCGCCATATTTCGAATGGGCATTTGCAATGGAG ATTATCGCATTGATACATTCAGGACTTTGTTTCTGTTgtttcgataattttctatGCCTGTTGAATCTAACGTTGGCTGGACAATTCAGGATATTGCAACATCGTTTGGAAACGTTGTTCGACAATAGCATATTGTATTCCAGgaaaaacgaatatatttccTTGGACGATGACGCAATAAAAACTTTTCGAGAATTTAAAAGATGCGTTGAACATCATCGTATGCTTATTGATTATGTCGACGAATTGGAAAGGATATTTGCGATGGCCACGTTGTTCCAATTGTTGATGTCCAGTATCATGCTTTGCGTCGCAGGATTTCAACTTTTTATG TCCCGTGGCATTGCAACACGTCAGTTTCTATTCTTCGCACACGTTTACGGttgtttctttcaattatttgtCACAACGTCCGCTGGGAATGAGGTAATCATCGAAAGTCGTGCGGTCGGTGATGCAGCTTACAATGCTAATTGGCAGACATTATCCCATGAGCCCTATAAGAAGATTAAAATGGGacttatgatgatgatgttacGAGCCAATCGACCCTGTTACATTACAGCCGGTGGCTTCTTTCCCGTATCTCTTGAAACGTTTATGGGGGTAATTAATAATCCATTCCTGACGACAATATCGCTCAATTGTATTCaactatttttcaaataa